A region from the Lolium perenne isolate Kyuss_39 chromosome 4, Kyuss_2.0, whole genome shotgun sequence genome encodes:
- the LOC127347885 gene encoding putative cyclin-dependent kinase F-2 — protein sequence MRIGSDAEYEVGTSCGLGKGGFGVVVKGRHRATGRTVAIKSLRPPADDPVELQQEARLLLDASRGNPYVVGFHGLVQDRATGALRLAMEYAGPSLRAVLWERSERLSVSKVPEATVRAFMWQLLTGASTMHERGIVHRDIKPSNVLVGEDGTVRLCDLGLAMYLATEPMPYCSAGTPCYKAPEALMGKPDYDARVDTWSLGCVMAQMLTGTKLFDSDVNEVDQLWTIFGVLGMPDDETWPGFSSLPLADVTMRWPLYEQKKLSRLGELFSDDVRLSRDGFEVLEGLLACNPDRRLTAAAVLELPWFVRLDAYAAAELVVLALPCEKTIPPPATPKKKNMLKKVPLEIWNALRTATRSKTHGTYKRLSNL from the coding sequence ATGCGCATCGGCAGCGACGCGGAGTACGAGGTCGGGACGTCCTGCGGCCTCGGCAAGGGCGGCTTCGGCGTCGTCGTCAAGGGGCGCCACCGCGCCACGGGCAGGACCGTCGCCATCAAGTCCCTCCGCCCGCCCGCCGACGACCCCGTCGAGCTCCAGCAGGAGGCGCGCCTGCTCCTGGACGCGAGCCGCGGGAACCCTTACGTCGTCGGCTTCCACGGCCTCGTGCAGGACCGGGCCACCGGCGCCCTCCGCCTCGCCATGGAGTACGCCGGCCCGAGCCTCCGCGCCGTCCTATGGGAGAGATCGGAGCGCCTCTCCGTGAGCAAGGTCCCCGAGGCCACCGTGCGCGCCTTCATGTGGCAGCTGCTCACCGGCGCCAGCACGATGCACGAGCGCGGCATCGTCCACCGCGACATCAAGCCCTCCAACGTCCTCGTCGGGGAGGACGGGACCGTCAGGCTCTGCGACCTCGGCCTGGCCATGTACCTGGCCACCGAGCCCATGCCGTACTGCAGCGCCGGCACGCCGTGCTACAAGGCGCCCGAGGCGCTCATGGGGAAGCCGGACTACGACGCGCGCGTCGACACGTGGTCGCTCGGCTGCGTCATGGCCCAGATGCTCACCGGCACCAAGCTCTTCGATAGCGACGTCAATGAGGTAGACCAGCTCTGGACCATCTTCGGCGTGCTCGGGATGCCGGACGACGAGACCTGGCCGGGGTTCTCGTCCCTGCCGCTCGCCGACGTCACCATGCGGTGGCCTCTCTACGAGCAGAAGAAGCTCAGCAGGCTGGGTGAGCTGTTCTCCGATGATGTCAGGCTGTCCCGGGACGGATTCGAGGTCTTGGAAGGGCTTCTCGCGTGCAACCCCGACAGGCGGCTGACGGCGGCAGCCGTGCTCGAACTACCGTGGTTCGTGCGTCTTGATGCCTACGCTGCCGCTGAGCTCGTCGTGCTCGCGTTGCCCTGTGAGAAAACGATCCCACCGCCGGCGACACCGAAGAAGAAGAATATGCTGAAGAAAGTTCCACTGGAGATATGGAACGCGCTGCGAACTGCAACACGTTCCAAAACGCATGGCACCTATAAACGCCTCTCAAACCTGTAA